tgtgtgtgtgtgtgtgtgtgtgtgtaggagtgtaacagtgtatctgtgtgtgtgtgtgtgtgtgtgtgtgtgtgtgtgtgtgtgtgtgtgtgtgtgtgtgtgtgtgtgtgtgtgtgtaggagtgtaacagtgtatctgtgtgtgtgtgtgtgtgtgtgtgtgtgtgtgtgtgtgtgtgtatctgtgtgtgtgtgtgtgtatctgtgtgtgtgtgtgtgtgtgtgtgtgtgtgtgtgtatctgtgtgtgtgtgtgtgtatctgtgtgtgtgtgtgtgtgtgtgtgtgtgtgtgtgtgtgtgtgtgtgtgtgtgtatctgtgtgtgtgtgtgtgtgtgtgtatctgtgtgtgtgtgtgtgtgtgcctgtgtgtgtgtgcctgtgtgtgtgtgtgtaggagtgtaacagtgtatcagtgtgtgtgtgtgtgtgtgtgtgtgtgtgtgtgtgtgtgtgtgtgtgtaggagtgtaacagtgtatcagtgtgtgtgtgtgtgtgtgtgtgtgtgtttgtgtgtgtgtgtgtgtgtgtgtgtgtgtgtgtgtgtgtgtgtgtgtgtgtgtgtgtgtgtgtgtgtgagggttaatGACGGCTGTGGCAGTAAGCAGGGTGTTAGAGGAGCTTTATTGGAGGCAGCTGGTCTTTCATTACCTTGTTCCCTGCAGAGCGCCGCCGCCTCGGCCACCTTATTACAGTTTATTACAGCAAAACAGCAGCCGGCTAAATGAAAAGCTTCCCGGGAGGAGAGCGGCGCCGAGCCGAGCGGCGGATGGAGCCGCGGATCAGCTCGGTACCAGCTGCTCGGCTCGGCCAGGAAATAACCCGACCCCGCTCCGGCATGTCTGAGCCGAGCTTCAGGTGGACTTCAGGGAGCAGGACTCCAAATTACTgcacagctgctgcagagcgGAGTCCGGCCAGCAGCCCGCTTTAATAtaagggagggggggcgggggcaggagggggggcaggaggggggtgaggggagggcaggagggggggggcaggccCCTCCCTCTCACACGCTGAGGCTGTACAGCTCATCCTCCGTCTGTTTAACATCAGGAACCGATTATTGATCAATGATTCAAACTGTtattacatcacacacacacacacacacacacacacacacacacacacacacacacacacacatatacacacacacacagttacacacacagtaacacacacacacacacacacacacacacacacacacacacacacacacacacacacacacacaggaactgaaagtgtgtctctgtgtttcaggttgGAGAACACGAGCCTGGAGGATTCTGACATGGTAACATGTTCTATATGTTCTATATGTTCTatatgttctatgtgttctatgtgttctatgtgttctataTGTTCTATATGTTCTATATGTTCTatatgttctatgtgttctatgtgttctatgtgttctataTGTTCTatatgttctatgtgttctatgtgttctatgtTCTATATGTTCTatatgttctatgtgttctatgtgttctatgtTCTAAGTGAAAGCAGCTGTTAACATGGTCTAGACcgggggtgtcaaacatgcggcccgcgggccagatacggcccaccgagggtgcagtccggcccactcgccatccagtgctcttttccttacttccttctgtccttccttcctttcttccttctgtccttctgtctgtccgtccttcccttcttatttccttccttccttccttccttccttccttccctccctccatctctttaatgatcccaCATGACTCCTCTGGTCTAGATGATGTAACGCTGTGTCAGAAGGTTTCTGTTGATTATTGATgaactgatcagctgattgatcttcagGAAGTGGACGATCTGCTTCGGTGTGTCTGCGATGCCGACTCTGTGCAGGAAGTCCAACACTTTGGGTCAGTTCTGGTTCAGCGTGTCCGGTTGGCACGGCAACGGCGAAATGACATCACAGCCCAGGAGATGAAGGCtgtgatggaggagagagaaggatcTGTTGCCAAGGTGagtccagggttagggttagatgtgTTGATGgcataccccccccccactgacGGTGCAGCTAGGTGCAGTTAGGTGTAGCTAGATGCAGCTGAGTGCAGCTAGATGCAGCTGGGTGCAG
This is a stretch of genomic DNA from Scomber japonicus isolate fScoJap1 chromosome 16, fScoJap1.pri, whole genome shotgun sequence. It encodes these proteins:
- the mipol1 gene encoding mirror-image polydactyly gene 1 protein codes for the protein MKSFPGGERRRAERRMEPRISSVPAARLGQEITRPRSGMSEPSFRTESVSLCFRLENTSLEDSDMEVDDLLRCVCDADSVQEVQHFGSVLVQRVRLARQRRNDITAQEMKAVMEEREGSVAKFKQLEQEVMQDRERPLKEELRRLQNERDAALEERRRLEAELQMLQANHSSQAPPTQTPPPLNMEAELRRCQEAEREASERVRRLERLVEVLRKKVGTGNVRSVIESF